Proteins from one Gossypium raimondii isolate GPD5lz chromosome 8, ASM2569854v1, whole genome shotgun sequence genomic window:
- the LOC105792934 gene encoding heat stress transcription factor A-2b: MKMEESAAEKESTGAAIRYGDDDQKASLEAKEMSVVDDMINGGDLSSSSTDNLVKPMEGINGSGPPPFLTKTFEMVEDPETDPIVSWSIHRNSFIVWDSHKFSENLLPKYFKHKNFSSFIRQLNTYGFKKIDSDRWEFANEGFQGGKKHLLKNIKRKNRYNSSNINTELEAEIGILKKNQSELKMEIVKLKQKNDESNDKQEAEIGILKKNQSELKMEIVKLKQKNDESNDKLSVFEDRIRFVERRQQQMLNFLVKLVKFPILFQQLMKKKQVEKKELGEGKFSRKKRRLLETQVTKSLLELMGTDQTVTKSLNEPMGNGQSVTKSLPEPIGTDQRVTKNLPEPMETDQRVTKDLPEPTGTDQSVPKTLPKPIETDQRITKTLPKPMETDQRITKTLPKPMETNQCITKTLPEPMEIGESVSNSKNQVDQVLEPMQSDHFSKFLLDCMEKDYWVSMEDQENIDAQEMSSVYHVMAENLLGESSCVENATNEELSVKDSKVYLELEDLINWKPSNLTGLVNDLLVEQTG; the protein is encoded by the exons ATGAAAATGGAAGAGTCGGCGGCGGAGAAAGAGAGCACCGGAGCCGCCATTCGCTACGGAGACGATGATCAGAAAGCTTCGTTAGAAGCAAAGGAAATGAGTGTCGTCGATGATATGATCAATGGTGGAGATTTATCGTCGTCTTCAACGGATAATTTGGTGAAGCCAATGGAAGGGATAAACGGGTCGGGTCCACCGCCATTTTTGACGAAAACGTTTGAGATGGTTGAAGATCCGGAAACCGACCCGATTGTTTCGTGGAGTATCCATCGCAATAGCTTCATTGTTTGGGATTCTCATAAGTTCTCTGAAAATCTCCTTCCCAAATATTTTAAGCACAAGAATTTTTCAAGCTTTATTCGCCAACTCAACACTTAT GGGTTTAAGAAGATTGATTCTGATAGATGGGAATTTGCAAATGAAGGGTTTCAAGGAGGAAAGAAGCATTTGTTGAAGAATATTAAGAggaaaaatagatataattcAAGTAATATTAATACTGAATTGGAAGCTGAGATtgggattttgaagaaaaatcaGAGTGAATTGAAGAtggaaattgtgaaattgaagCAAAAAAATGATGAATCTAATGATAAACAGGAAGCTGAGATtgggattttgaagaaaaatcaGAGTGAACTGAAGAtggaaattgtgaaattgaagCAAAAAAATGATGAATCTAATGATAAACTGagtgttttcgaagataggATTCGATTTGTTGAGCGTAGGCAACAACAAATGTTGaatttcttagttaaattagtgaaaTTCCCCATTTTGTTTCAGCAATTGATGAAGAAGAAACAGGTGGAAAAGAAAGAGCTTGGTGAAGGGAAATTTAGTAGGAAGAAAAGGAGATTGCTTGAGACACAAGTCACTAAGAGTTTGCTTGAGCTTATGGGAACTGATCAAACGGTGACAAAGAGCTTGAATGAGCCTATGGGGAATGGCCAAAGTGTCACAAAGAGCTTGCCTGAGCCTATAGGGACTGACCAGAGGGTCACCAAGAACTTGCCTGAGCCTATGGAGACTGACCAGAGGGTCACCAAAGACTTGCCTGAGCCTACGGGGACTGACCAAAGTGTCCCAAAGACCTTGCCTAAGCCAATTGAGACCGACCAACGTATCACAAAGACCTTGCCTAAGCCAATGGAGACCGACCAACGTATCACAAAGACCTTGCCTAAGCCAATGGAGACCAACCAATGTATCACAAAGACCTTGCCTGAGCCTATGGAGATTGGCGAAAGTGTCAGCAACTCTAAAAACCAAGTTGATCAAGTGCTGGAACCAATGCAATCTGATCACTTCTCAAAGTTTTTGCTTGATTGTATGGAGAAAGACTATTGGGTTTCCATGGAAGATCAAGAGAACATCGATGCACAAGAAATGTCATCTGTTTATCATGTTATGGCCGAAAACCTATTAGGCGAAAGCTCATGTGTTGAAAATGCAACAAATGAAGAGTTATCAGTGAAGGATTCCAAGGTTTATCTTGAATTGGAGGATTTGATCAATTGGAAACCCTCTAACTTGACTGGATTGGTCAATGATCTGCTAGTGGAACAAACTGGCTGA